The following are encoded in a window of Carya illinoinensis cultivar Pawnee chromosome 15, C.illinoinensisPawnee_v1, whole genome shotgun sequence genomic DNA:
- the LOC122296179 gene encoding chalcone synthase-like, giving the protein MASVEEMREAPRARGLATILAIGTANPKNCIHQKDYPDFYFRVTESEHMTELKDKFKRICDRTTIRKRYCHLTEEILKANSNMCKYKAPSLDARQNMLISEVPKLGKEAALKAIEEWGQSISKITHLVFCSSSSIDMPGADFQLTKLLGLNLSINRYLISHQACYAGGTGLRIAKDLAENNAGARVLVVCSDIMTVLFHAPCETHIDILIGQALFTDGAAAVIIGANPDTSIEHPLFELVSARQSIIPDSESGIRGTVREMGLTYYLSEKVPKSVGDYINNCLVETFNPIGISDWNSLFYVVHPGGPAILNRIQEKLDLNEEKLRASRHVLSEYGNMTGPCVLFVLDEMRKKSAEEGNATTGEGLEWGILLGLGPGLTVETLVLHSIPIN; this is encoded by the exons ATGGCTTCAGTTGAAGAAATGCGCGAGGCACCGCGAGCACGGGGTCTAGCCACAATACTGGCCATTGGTACAGCCAATCCGAAAAACTGTATCCACCAAAAAGACTACCCAGATTTCTACTTCCGTGTGACTGAGAGTGAGCACATGACAGAACTGAAGGACAAGTTTAAGCGTATTT GTGACAGAACGACGATAAGAAAACGTTATTGTCATCTTACTGAGGAGATTCTGAAAGCGAACTCGAATATGTGTAAGTACAAGGCCCCATCTTTAGATGCACGTCAAAATATGCTGATTTCAGAGGTACCCAAGCTCGGAAAGGAAGCAGCATTGAAGGCTATCGAAGAGTGGGGCCAATCCATCTCAAAGATTACACACCTTGTATTCTGCAGCTCTTCGAGCATCGACATGCCTGGTGCAGACTTTCAGCTCACTAAGCTCCTTGGACTTAATTTATCTATAAACAGATACCTGATCTCCCATCAAGCTTGTTATGCAGGTGGGACTGGCCTTCGCATTGCCAAGGATCTAGCCGAAAACAATGCAGGCGCGCGTGTTCTTGTCGTGTGTTCCGACATCATGACTGTTCTTTTTCATGCACCCTGCGAAACTCACATAGACATCTTGATAGGCCAAGCACTTTTCACAGATGGTGCAGCGGCTGTAATCATTGGTGCCAATCCCGACACCTCAATTGAGCATCCACTCTTTGAGCTAGTGTCGGCCAGGCAATCGATTATCCCCGACTCTGAGAGTGGAATTAGAGGAACTGTACGTGAAATGGGCCTCACCTACTATTTATCTGAAAAGGTTCCCAAGTCTGTTGGTGACTACATTAACAATTGCTTGGTCGAAACATTTAACCCAATTGGTATAAGTGATTGGAACTCCTTGTTTTATGTAGTTCATCCCGGTGGCCCTGCCATTCTTAACAGGATCCAAGAAAAGCTAGATCTAAACGAGGAAAAACTCAGAGCAAGTAGGCATGTGCTAAGTGAGTATGGGAACATGACCGGCCCTTGCGTGCTATTTGTACTCGATGAGATGAGGAAGAAGTCTGCAGAAGAAGGAAATGCAACAACTGGTGAAGGGTTGGAATGGGGAATTCTGCTTGGACTTGGGCCAGGTCTCACCGTGGAGACTCTTGTCTTGCACAGTATTCCCATAAATTAA
- the LOC122296178 gene encoding PHD finger protein EHD3-like isoform X1, with protein sequence MGDEEGTGTGDGTYCAEGLKSEAVNNGSAIGNGNEWNSGGSKHFRTYKRRKHVRSSSDGRAQQDWRVCAEAASQLTEQTLKEPGRTVIEKNSIEEVHLPMDGSDDCSQRHWRNVILEHMYRSSSVDETCIRGCIRKALVFNHGTDGTMVVKESGHCDEDRLEASQTQCMPNGSQKAANGHAGALSSGCLNESDHNINTEKCQRALFNILISDKFTSLCKLLFENFQGIKADFFDFSIINLRMKEGAYEHSPVLFSSDIQQVWQKLQEIGSGFVYLAKSLSDMSRTAYHEQVGGRVHSTYEDGEHEFLPRESDSPIKPVQTEDCGVFKVCTCRQCGCKADGRDYLLCDSCEEMYHVSCIEPAIKEIPPKSWYCAVCTASRIASPHQNCEVCDRLIAPKSLSNGGDDETSPINEETSIDMEENSNCSMDNGLQPSKGGKNSFLCKICGNEVEDGEKLKACGHSFCPNKYYHARCLTTKQLKSYGPRWYCPSCLCRVCLADQDDDKIILCDGCDHAYHIYCMKPPRASIPRGKWFCRKCNAGIQAIRRAKRAYETKEIKHRKKGVGGFMPVENLGKRWNDKGEEASEKGGGMDMLLTAAKTLKFEENSGAVEIGL encoded by the exons ATGGGTGATGAAGAGGGAACTGGTACCGGTGATGGCACATACTGCGCTGAGGGCTTGAAGAGTGAAGCAGTGAATAATGGCTCTGCAATTGGAAATGGGAATGAGTGGAACTCTGGTGGAAGCAAGCACTTCCGAACTTACAAGAGGCGGAagcatgtgagatcaagttcCGATGGCAGAGCTCAGCAAGACTGGAGAGTTTGTGCAGAGGCTGCAAGTCAGTTAACTGAACAG ACTCTGAAAGAACCTGGTCGCACGGTTATAGAAAAGAATTCTATTGAAGAAGTCCATCTTCCTATGGACGGTTCAGATGACTGTTCACAGAGGCACTGGAGAAATGTTATACTGGAGCACATGTATCGGTCCTCAAGTGTTGATGAAACTTGTATACGGGGATGCATTAGGAAGGCACTTGTATTTAATCATGGAACTGATGGTACGATGGTGGTTAAG GAATCTGGCCATTGTGATGAAGACAGGCTCGAAGCTTCACAAACACAGTGCATGCCGAATGGATCCCAGAAAGCAGCTAATGGACATGCAGGTGCTTTATCTAGTGGATGTTTAAATGAATCTGATCACAATATCAATACTGAGAAGTGTCAGCGTGctttgtttaatattttaatttcggACAAGTTCACCTCATTGTGCAAGCTGCTGTTTGAGAATTTCCAAGGCATCAAGGCTGACTTTTTTGACTTTAGTATCATAAACTTGAGGATGAAAGAGGGAGCTTATGAACATTCACCTGTCCTTTTCTCTTCAGATATTCAACAG GTATGGCAAAAGCTTCAGGAGATTGGAAGTGGGTTTGTTTATCTTGCAAAGAGCCTTTCAGACATGTCAAGGACTGCCTATCATGAGCAG GTGGGAGGACGAGTACACAGCACATATGAAGATGGTGAACATGAG TTTCTTCCCCGGGAATCAGACTCTCCAATTAAACCAGTGCAAACAGAAGATTGTGGTGTGTTCAAAGTTTGCACTTGCAGACAATGTGGATGCAAGGCAGATGGTAGGGATTATTTATTATGTGATTCATGTGAGGAGATGTACCATGTCTCCTGCATTGAACCTGCCATCAAGGAGATTCCCCCTAAAAGCTGGTACTGTGCCGTTTGCACTGCAAGTAGAATCGCATCACCCCATCAAAATTGTGAAGTGTGTGATAGGCTTATTGCTCCCAAGTCCCTAAGTAATGGAGGTGATGATGAAACTTCTCCTATAAATGAAGAAACTTCTATTGACATGGAAGAAAACTCAAATTGTAGTATGGACAATGGGCTTCAACCATCTAAAGGTGGAAAAAACTCTTTCCTCTGTAAAATTTGTGGAAATGAGGTAGAAGATGGTGAAAAGCTGAAGGCTTGTGGTCACAGCTTTTGCCCAAATAAATACTACCATGCTAGGTGCCTGACAACTAAGCAATTAAAATCATATGGCCCCCGTTGGTACTGCCCTTCTTGTCTGTGCAGGGTTTGCCTTGCTGATCAAGATGATGATAAGATCATTCTATGTGATGGATGTGATCACGCATACCACATCTATTGCATGAAACCACCGCGCGCATCAATTCCAAGAGGGAAATGGTTCTGCAGAAAATGTAATGCAGGGATCCAGGCAATACGCAGAGCCAAAAGAGCTTACGAGACTAAAGAAATTAAACATAGAAAGAAAGGTGTAGGGGGGTTTATGCCAGTTGAAAATCTTGGAAAGAGATGGAATGATAAAGGAGAAGAGGCATCGGAAAAAGGTGGAGGGATGGACATGCTTTTAACTGCAGCAAAGACACTAAAGTTTGAAGAGAATTCAGGTGCCGTTGAGATCGGGCTATAG
- the LOC122296178 gene encoding PHD finger protein EHD3-like isoform X2 produces the protein MTLKEPGRTVIEKNSIEEVHLPMDGSDDCSQRHWRNVILEHMYRSSSVDETCIRGCIRKALVFNHGTDGTMVVKESGHCDEDRLEASQTQCMPNGSQKAANGHAGALSSGCLNESDHNINTEKCQRALFNILISDKFTSLCKLLFENFQGIKADFFDFSIINLRMKEGAYEHSPVLFSSDIQQVWQKLQEIGSGFVYLAKSLSDMSRTAYHEQVGGRVHSTYEDGEHEFLPRESDSPIKPVQTEDCGVFKVCTCRQCGCKADGRDYLLCDSCEEMYHVSCIEPAIKEIPPKSWYCAVCTASRIASPHQNCEVCDRLIAPKSLSNGGDDETSPINEETSIDMEENSNCSMDNGLQPSKGGKNSFLCKICGNEVEDGEKLKACGHSFCPNKYYHARCLTTKQLKSYGPRWYCPSCLCRVCLADQDDDKIILCDGCDHAYHIYCMKPPRASIPRGKWFCRKCNAGIQAIRRAKRAYETKEIKHRKKGVGGFMPVENLGKRWNDKGEEASEKGGGMDMLLTAAKTLKFEENSGAVEIGL, from the exons ATG ACTCTGAAAGAACCTGGTCGCACGGTTATAGAAAAGAATTCTATTGAAGAAGTCCATCTTCCTATGGACGGTTCAGATGACTGTTCACAGAGGCACTGGAGAAATGTTATACTGGAGCACATGTATCGGTCCTCAAGTGTTGATGAAACTTGTATACGGGGATGCATTAGGAAGGCACTTGTATTTAATCATGGAACTGATGGTACGATGGTGGTTAAG GAATCTGGCCATTGTGATGAAGACAGGCTCGAAGCTTCACAAACACAGTGCATGCCGAATGGATCCCAGAAAGCAGCTAATGGACATGCAGGTGCTTTATCTAGTGGATGTTTAAATGAATCTGATCACAATATCAATACTGAGAAGTGTCAGCGTGctttgtttaatattttaatttcggACAAGTTCACCTCATTGTGCAAGCTGCTGTTTGAGAATTTCCAAGGCATCAAGGCTGACTTTTTTGACTTTAGTATCATAAACTTGAGGATGAAAGAGGGAGCTTATGAACATTCACCTGTCCTTTTCTCTTCAGATATTCAACAG GTATGGCAAAAGCTTCAGGAGATTGGAAGTGGGTTTGTTTATCTTGCAAAGAGCCTTTCAGACATGTCAAGGACTGCCTATCATGAGCAG GTGGGAGGACGAGTACACAGCACATATGAAGATGGTGAACATGAG TTTCTTCCCCGGGAATCAGACTCTCCAATTAAACCAGTGCAAACAGAAGATTGTGGTGTGTTCAAAGTTTGCACTTGCAGACAATGTGGATGCAAGGCAGATGGTAGGGATTATTTATTATGTGATTCATGTGAGGAGATGTACCATGTCTCCTGCATTGAACCTGCCATCAAGGAGATTCCCCCTAAAAGCTGGTACTGTGCCGTTTGCACTGCAAGTAGAATCGCATCACCCCATCAAAATTGTGAAGTGTGTGATAGGCTTATTGCTCCCAAGTCCCTAAGTAATGGAGGTGATGATGAAACTTCTCCTATAAATGAAGAAACTTCTATTGACATGGAAGAAAACTCAAATTGTAGTATGGACAATGGGCTTCAACCATCTAAAGGTGGAAAAAACTCTTTCCTCTGTAAAATTTGTGGAAATGAGGTAGAAGATGGTGAAAAGCTGAAGGCTTGTGGTCACAGCTTTTGCCCAAATAAATACTACCATGCTAGGTGCCTGACAACTAAGCAATTAAAATCATATGGCCCCCGTTGGTACTGCCCTTCTTGTCTGTGCAGGGTTTGCCTTGCTGATCAAGATGATGATAAGATCATTCTATGTGATGGATGTGATCACGCATACCACATCTATTGCATGAAACCACCGCGCGCATCAATTCCAAGAGGGAAATGGTTCTGCAGAAAATGTAATGCAGGGATCCAGGCAATACGCAGAGCCAAAAGAGCTTACGAGACTAAAGAAATTAAACATAGAAAGAAAGGTGTAGGGGGGTTTATGCCAGTTGAAAATCTTGGAAAGAGATGGAATGATAAAGGAGAAGAGGCATCGGAAAAAGGTGGAGGGATGGACATGCTTTTAACTGCAGCAAAGACACTAAAGTTTGAAGAGAATTCAGGTGCCGTTGAGATCGGGCTATAG
- the LOC122296178 gene encoding PHD finger protein EHD3-like isoform X3 produces MTVHRGTGEMLYWSTCIGPQVLMKLVYGDALGRHLYLIMELMESGHCDEDRLEASQTQCMPNGSQKAANGHAGALSSGCLNESDHNINTEKCQRALFNILISDKFTSLCKLLFENFQGIKADFFDFSIINLRMKEGAYEHSPVLFSSDIQQVWQKLQEIGSGFVYLAKSLSDMSRTAYHEQVGGRVHSTYEDGEHEFLPRESDSPIKPVQTEDCGVFKVCTCRQCGCKADGRDYLLCDSCEEMYHVSCIEPAIKEIPPKSWYCAVCTASRIASPHQNCEVCDRLIAPKSLSNGGDDETSPINEETSIDMEENSNCSMDNGLQPSKGGKNSFLCKICGNEVEDGEKLKACGHSFCPNKYYHARCLTTKQLKSYGPRWYCPSCLCRVCLADQDDDKIILCDGCDHAYHIYCMKPPRASIPRGKWFCRKCNAGIQAIRRAKRAYETKEIKHRKKGVGGFMPVENLGKRWNDKGEEASEKGGGMDMLLTAAKTLKFEENSGAVEIGL; encoded by the exons ATGACTGTTCACAGAGGCACTGGAGAAATGTTATACTGGAGCACATGTATCGGTCCTCAAGTGTTGATGAAACTTGTATACGGGGATGCATTAGGAAGGCACTTGTATTTAATCATGGAACTGATG GAATCTGGCCATTGTGATGAAGACAGGCTCGAAGCTTCACAAACACAGTGCATGCCGAATGGATCCCAGAAAGCAGCTAATGGACATGCAGGTGCTTTATCTAGTGGATGTTTAAATGAATCTGATCACAATATCAATACTGAGAAGTGTCAGCGTGctttgtttaatattttaatttcggACAAGTTCACCTCATTGTGCAAGCTGCTGTTTGAGAATTTCCAAGGCATCAAGGCTGACTTTTTTGACTTTAGTATCATAAACTTGAGGATGAAAGAGGGAGCTTATGAACATTCACCTGTCCTTTTCTCTTCAGATATTCAACAG GTATGGCAAAAGCTTCAGGAGATTGGAAGTGGGTTTGTTTATCTTGCAAAGAGCCTTTCAGACATGTCAAGGACTGCCTATCATGAGCAG GTGGGAGGACGAGTACACAGCACATATGAAGATGGTGAACATGAG TTTCTTCCCCGGGAATCAGACTCTCCAATTAAACCAGTGCAAACAGAAGATTGTGGTGTGTTCAAAGTTTGCACTTGCAGACAATGTGGATGCAAGGCAGATGGTAGGGATTATTTATTATGTGATTCATGTGAGGAGATGTACCATGTCTCCTGCATTGAACCTGCCATCAAGGAGATTCCCCCTAAAAGCTGGTACTGTGCCGTTTGCACTGCAAGTAGAATCGCATCACCCCATCAAAATTGTGAAGTGTGTGATAGGCTTATTGCTCCCAAGTCCCTAAGTAATGGAGGTGATGATGAAACTTCTCCTATAAATGAAGAAACTTCTATTGACATGGAAGAAAACTCAAATTGTAGTATGGACAATGGGCTTCAACCATCTAAAGGTGGAAAAAACTCTTTCCTCTGTAAAATTTGTGGAAATGAGGTAGAAGATGGTGAAAAGCTGAAGGCTTGTGGTCACAGCTTTTGCCCAAATAAATACTACCATGCTAGGTGCCTGACAACTAAGCAATTAAAATCATATGGCCCCCGTTGGTACTGCCCTTCTTGTCTGTGCAGGGTTTGCCTTGCTGATCAAGATGATGATAAGATCATTCTATGTGATGGATGTGATCACGCATACCACATCTATTGCATGAAACCACCGCGCGCATCAATTCCAAGAGGGAAATGGTTCTGCAGAAAATGTAATGCAGGGATCCAGGCAATACGCAGAGCCAAAAGAGCTTACGAGACTAAAGAAATTAAACATAGAAAGAAAGGTGTAGGGGGGTTTATGCCAGTTGAAAATCTTGGAAAGAGATGGAATGATAAAGGAGAAGAGGCATCGGAAAAAGGTGGAGGGATGGACATGCTTTTAACTGCAGCAAAGACACTAAAGTTTGAAGAGAATTCAGGTGCCGTTGAGATCGGGCTATAG